A portion of the Pseudothermotoga sp. genome contains these proteins:
- a CDS encoding NADP-dependent malic enzyme, producing MDQQRDVEKLLKKAQKPSEDALKMHPFYKGKIQTAPKVPVRSYDDFAIWYTPGVARVCQEIVKDPMKVYEYTNKENTIAIVTDGTRILGLGDIGPEAGLPVMEGKALLFKYLGGVDALPLCVGTKKIEEIVQFCKWLSPSISGINLEDVEKPKCFVLLERLQEELSIPVFHDDQQGTATITLAGLINALRIVGKRIDEVRIALIGAGSANYAFARLLEKMNVDLGNVIVVDSRGIITRERAEQLDDITKRMWLKTNAENIEGGIEEALRGADVCIAYSKSGPGVIKPEWVKRMNKDAIVFAGANPVPEIWPWEAKEAGARIIATGRSDFPNQVNNSLGFPAIFRGVLDVRATKVTDEMCIAAAQAIADFAYRKGIHEEYIVPTMEEEEVYIEEAFAVAKKAMEQGIARNRMTDEELLKKIRERIKMGREMEKALVKTNLIKLP from the coding sequence ATGGATCAACAGAGGGATGTTGAAAAGCTTTTGAAAAAAGCCCAAAAGCCTTCGGAAGATGCTTTGAAAATGCATCCTTTCTACAAAGGAAAGATACAAACGGCTCCCAAAGTTCCAGTAAGGTCGTACGATGATTTTGCTATCTGGTACACACCGGGCGTAGCAAGGGTTTGCCAAGAGATCGTGAAAGATCCCATGAAAGTTTATGAATACACAAACAAAGAAAACACCATTGCCATAGTCACAGACGGGACCAGGATTCTTGGTCTTGGGGACATAGGGCCTGAGGCTGGGCTTCCAGTGATGGAAGGAAAAGCTTTACTTTTCAAGTATCTAGGTGGTGTTGATGCACTACCACTGTGTGTTGGAACGAAAAAGATCGAGGAAATAGTACAGTTCTGCAAATGGTTATCACCCAGTATATCCGGAATAAACCTTGAAGATGTTGAAAAACCAAAATGCTTCGTTCTGCTCGAAAGACTTCAAGAAGAGCTTTCCATTCCCGTCTTTCACGACGATCAACAGGGCACAGCAACTATAACGTTGGCTGGACTCATAAACGCGTTGAGGATAGTTGGCAAAAGAATAGATGAAGTGAGAATAGCGCTCATTGGTGCGGGTAGCGCAAACTACGCCTTTGCAAGATTGCTCGAAAAAATGAATGTCGATCTTGGAAACGTGATAGTTGTGGACTCGAGGGGCATCATAACGCGTGAACGAGCGGAGCAGCTCGACGATATCACGAAGCGCATGTGGTTGAAAACTAACGCTGAAAATATTGAAGGCGGTATAGAGGAAGCTTTGAGGGGAGCAGATGTGTGCATTGCCTATTCGAAGAGTGGGCCAGGTGTGATCAAGCCTGAATGGGTGAAGCGAATGAACAAGGATGCCATAGTTTTTGCTGGTGCGAACCCTGTTCCAGAGATATGGCCGTGGGAAGCTAAAGAAGCTGGAGCCAGGATAATCGCCACGGGAAGGAGTGACTTTCCCAATCAGGTGAACAATTCGCTCGGTTTCCCAGCCATCTTCAGAGGAGTACTCGATGTGCGTGCAACGAAAGTCACAGACGAAATGTGTATTGCAGCTGCACAAGCTATAGCGGATTTTGCTTATAGAAAAGGTATACATGAAGAGTACATAGTGCCAACGATGGAAGAGGAGGAAGTTTACATTGAAGAGGCTTTTGCAGTAGCGAAGAAAGCAATGGAGCAGGGAATTGCAAGAAATCGTATGACGGATGAGGAACTCCTTAAAAAGATCAGAGAAAGAATAAAGATGGGCAGAGAGATGGAAAAAGCTTTAGTCAAAACTAATTTAATAAAACTTCCGTGA